A region of the Arenibacter antarcticus genome:
ACTAAAACAAGTAAAAGATTTAAAATTTGCAATTCTGCCATAGGATATTGGTTTAAATCTGGAAAACTGAAAAATACCTAAATAATGCTAATTGACAAAGCAACCCATAGAAAATGTTAGGCTGGTTAAATGGAATTTATTTTAAAATTTAGGCTAGCAATACAGTTATTTTTAAGCTCCTTAAGCGTTTATTTCATATAAATGAGCTAAGTTTTTTTAGATATTGGGCAATTTTTTTGTTTTATAAAACTTATATTGCCGCAAATATATTTATGGTAGAACTAGCAGGAATAGTCGTTCTTGGGATTATAGCACAATGGGTAGCATGGCGTTTTAAATTACCGGCCATTTTGCCCCTAATCCTTATAGGCCTTTTAGTAGGTCCCGTTGCCACCTTGTTTACCGGAACTGGTACAAAATTAATAGAGCCGGTCTGGAATGGGGAAAATGGTCTATTTCCTGGCGAAAGTCTTTACTATTTCGTTTCCTTAGCCATAAGTATTATTCTTTTTGAAGGAGGATTGACCCTTAAACGTGCAGACGTAGCCAATGTAGGACCAGTTATTACAAAATTAATAACGATTGGGTCTTTGGTTACTTTTTTGGGAGCCGGATTTGCGACGCATTTTATTTTTGATCTTACATGGCAAATATCCTTTTTGTTCTCTGCTTTGATTATTGTAACGGGCCCTACGGTTATTACCCCGATTTTGAGGAATATACCCCTTAAGAACGATCTTTCTGCGGTATTGAAATGGGAGGGAATTTTAATAGATCCTTTGGGAGCATTGGCTGCCGTTTTGGTCTACGAGTTCATTAGTGTGGGCGAGGGACAGGGTTATACGGTAACCGCTCTTATAGAATTTGGAAAGATTTTGCTTTTTGGACTTACCTTCGGATTTACCTTTGCCCATGGCCTGATCTACATCATAAAAAAGAATTTTGTACCACATTATCTTTTAAACGTGGTATCTCTCTCCGTGGTACTTCTTGTTTTTGTAGTATCCGATTCCTTTGCCCACGAATCTGGACTTTTGGCAGTGGTTATCATGGGAATGGTTATGGGCAATTCCAATTTGCCCAACCTAAAGGAGCTGTTGTATTTTAAAGAATCATTAAGTGTTCTTTTAGTTTCCATTCTGTTTATCCTGCTTGCGGCTAATATCAATATATCGGATTTTCAGCTGCTTCTTAGATGGGAGACGCTTGCTATTTTTGCCATTGTGGTTTTTGTTTTAAGGCCTTTAGGGGTGTTTTTAAGTACCATTGGATCTAATCTTAAACTGAATGATAAATTATTTATTAGCTGGGTAGGACCAAGGGGAATAGTTGCGGCAGGTATTGCCTCGCTTTTCGGATCCAAACTAATTTCCAGAGGGGAAGCGGGGGCAGAATATATTACGCCCTTGGTATTTATGATTGTTTTGGGGACCGTATTGCTCAATGCAACGACAGCAAGGCTGTTTGCGAAATTGGTAGGTGTATTTTTAAAGAAATCCGAAGGCATACTGATTATTGGTGCTTCTCAAGTATCCAGATTGATCGCCAGTTATTTGAAAGATAATAAGCGGCAAGTAGTGTTGATAGACAATAACCAAAACAATGTAAACAAAGCCATATCAATGGGTCTAGAAGCGTTTTCGGCCAATATTTATTCGGATTCGCTGACAGATAATCTTGAACTTAATGGTGTGGGATATTTAATGGCACTTACCGGAAACTCGGAAATAAATAATTTCGCCATTAATACCTATAAAAAGGAATTTGGGGAAAATGGAGCCTTTAGGTTGATTGATTCCGCGGAAATGAATGATCCCAATAATAATCCCAAAGAAGGGTTGTTTTCTCATACGGATGATTTTATTAGGTTAACGGAAACGGCAAGGAGATATCCAACCATCCATGAAATAGAAGTGAAAGACAAAAAAAACTACAAAGGATTAATAGAAATCACCAAAGCAGATAGAGATATTGTTCCCTTGTTCTTTAAAAGTTTGAATGGGGATTTAAAGATTCTTACATCTTTTAGCAGCAATTTGGAAGATGTAGAAGAAGGAAGTAAACTGGTGTATCTTGGCAAAAAAATGGAGGTAGAACAGGAGGGAGAAAAGGAAATGATAGCTTCGGAGAAGGAAGAAATTTAAACTTACATTATAGATAAAACGCGCCTATTCCTTGATCGGTAAAAGGGTTTTAAAGGTTCATCTGCGCAGTAAAGGCAAATGCTATTAAGGGCGCTAGTGGCTATTGATATACTTTCACCCAATCTATGATCATTTGTACTGGTAGGTCTTTAGGGGCTACTTCTCCTACCCAGGAACCACCTAATTGCATGTCTAACATAAAGTAGAAGGGTTGGTCAAAAGGCCATTGACTAGGATCTACATCCTCTAATTTAGGATAGGTAAAGGTCTCTTTTCCGTTTAGGGTGAATACCAATTTATCGGGGAACCATTCCATACCGTATACATTATATTTTTCTGGATCAACAGCTACCGTGGTAAAACGGGGGGGAATGGAATCTTGCTTTAATTCTAGAGTATAATAGGAGTGAATAGTCTGATATATCTGTTTTTCAAAACTTAAGCGTTCCATAAGGTCTATTTCCCCATTCCTTGGGTAGGCTCCATATTTTGGTTGGTCTGCCAACATCCATAGAGCAGGCCATGCCCCTTGGGCACTTTCTAATTTGGCTTTTATTTCTATTTTTCCGTATTGATAAGCGAATTTCCCTTTAGTAGATACACCACCGGTTAAATAGGGCACGGTGTCCTTAGATTGATCCGGGTTTATAATACCACGTAGATACAGTTTTCCGTCCTTTATATGGATACAATCTTCATTTGGGGACATATAGTTGCCCCAGT
Encoded here:
- a CDS encoding sodium:proton antiporter, translating into MVELAGIVVLGIIAQWVAWRFKLPAILPLILIGLLVGPVATLFTGTGTKLIEPVWNGENGLFPGESLYYFVSLAISIILFEGGLTLKRADVANVGPVITKLITIGSLVTFLGAGFATHFIFDLTWQISFLFSALIIVTGPTVITPILRNIPLKNDLSAVLKWEGILIDPLGALAAVLVYEFISVGEGQGYTVTALIEFGKILLFGLTFGFTFAHGLIYIIKKNFVPHYLLNVVSLSVVLLVFVVSDSFAHESGLLAVVIMGMVMGNSNLPNLKELLYFKESLSVLLVSILFILLAANINISDFQLLLRWETLAIFAIVVFVLRPLGVFLSTIGSNLKLNDKLFISWVGPRGIVAAGIASLFGSKLISRGEAGAEYITPLVFMIVLGTVLLNATTARLFAKLVGVFLKKSEGILIIGASQVSRLIASYLKDNKRQVVLIDNNQNNVNKAISMGLEAFSANIYSDSLTDNLELNGVGYLMALTGNSEINNFAINTYKKEFGENGAFRLIDSAEMNDPNNNPKEGLFSHTDDFIRLTETARRYPTIHEIEVKDKKNYKGLIEITKADRDIVPLFFKSLNGDLKILTSFSSNLEDVEEGSKLVYLGKKMEVEQEGEKEMIASEKEEI
- a CDS encoding glycoside hydrolase family 16 protein gives rise to the protein MPTTTTAWKLNAILLCGLFLLIGCGGSKNVSLEASGWNLIWEENFDKDNFLDPAKWNVIERNTADWGNYMSPNEDCIHIKDGKLYLRGIINPDQSKDTVPYLTGGVSTKGKFAYQYGKIEIKAKLESAQGAWPALWMLADQPKYGAYPRNGEIDLMERLSFEKQIYQTIHSYYTLELKQDSIPPRFTTVAVDPEKYNVYGMEWFPDKLVFTLNGKETFTYPKLEDVDPSQWPFDQPFYFMLDMQLGGSWVGEVAPKDLPVQMIIDWVKVYQ